From the genome of Nitrospirae bacterium YQR-1:
CTACATATTTTTACCGAATATGCCTTTTCTCCTCTGTTTTCAAACCCTTAGACGTTTTGACACTCGGAACTTCCGTTTTAAGATAACGGGTTTACTTCATGACCTCGGTAAATACCAGCCGGAATTTCAGAATTATCTGAGCAATGGTGGAAAGCGTGGCAGCGTTGCACATGCGTCATGGGGGGCTGGTTATTCAAGGCTTCTTGGATTTACTGAAGCGTCTGTAGCAATTGACGGGCATCATAAAGGATTGCCTGATAACTCGACATGGAAGAGCGACACTGATCCATTCAAACATCATGATGTTTTTAATTTTGACAATATTAAACAAATTTTTCTCAATGACATAGGCATTAATGAGGCAGATATCAAAATGACAAATTCTTTCGATTTTAAGAGCGGCTCATCAAATCAGGAACTTTTTATCAGGTACCTGTTTAGCGCTCTTACCGATAGTGATTGGCTCTCTACAGAAAAACATTTTGACAAGGATACGTTTAATATGCGTCTGAAGACCTCCTTACCAATAGAGGAGATGATATTTAATCTTGAATCTGAATTCGCTAAAAAAGGCAAAGATAGTGAAATTAACCAATTGCGCAATAGCGCCCGAAATCTCGTAATTCAGAAAGCTAAAATGTCTTGCGGATTTTATTCGTTAGCACTGCCAACCGGCATGGGTAAAACATTGACATCAATAGAGTGGGCGTTAAGACATGCAAAAAAGAATAGTTTGAAGCGTATAATAATAGTCCTTCCTTATGTAAATATTATAGATCAGACGGCACATGTTTTAAAAAATATTTTCGGCGAGCAGTGGATTTTAGAGCACCATAGCAGTTATAACGAGAACACACTATCTGCCAAAGATAAAGCAGAATATTATTCTTTAGAGCTTGAGCGAAAAAAATTAGCCTGTGAGAATTGGGACTATCCAATCATTGTAACTACCACCGTTCAATTCTTTGAGTCGCTATTTAGCAACAGACCTTCTCAATGTCGCAAGATTCATAGCATAGCCGAGTCTGTGGTTATATTTGATGAGGTTCAGTCACTTCCAAAAGAAGTAATATTGCCAACACTGAGGATGCTTGAGGATGTCCACGTTGTTATGAAAACATCATTTCTTTTTTGCACGGCAACTCAGCCTGCTTTTCTTAAAAGACAAAGGTTTGATGGCATAACTTCGATTTGTCCCTTAATTGACAATCCCGAAATACTTTACGAAAAATCAAAACGAGTTGAGTATCTATTGGTAAATGATTTAAAACCGATTGACTACGACAGGCTGCTTGAGGCTGTAACTCAGACAGGAACTGCTGCACTTATTATATTTAATACAAAAAAGGCTGCTTTAGAGTTTTATCAATGCACTAATAACCTTCTTGATTGGGAAAAGAAGTATCATTTATCAACGGCAATGTGTCCGAAGCACCGGAAAGCCGTCATTGGAAATATTAGAAAAGACATTGACCCAGAACACGGGAGAAAAATATTGGTGGTGTCAACGCAACTTATTGAAGCCGGTGTTGATTTTGATTTTCCAGTTGTATTTCGAGCTATGGCACCGCTTGAGTCTGTTATCCAAGCCGCAGGCCGATGCAATCGTGAAGGCACTTTGGGTGAGATGGGTGGAAAAGTGTTCTTGTTTAAATTACAAGACAGCGGTATGCCTGACAAAACATATGCAGCATGCGCAGGTCATGCAGAGGAGCTAATTAAACAAAATATTAACCGATTACACTGTTACGATGTATTCAATAAGTATTATGCAGAGGTAGTAGAGCTTTATGTTGATCCTGATAAACATAAAATCAATGAAGCGCGCAAAAGGTTTGATTTTGAAACTGTAAGTGGTGCTTATCGAATAATTAATGACGTTACAGAGGGTTTGTTTATCTATCATTACAGCGATGAAAGCAAGCAGTTACTGCATTCACTCGATCATAAGAAATTTTTATCAAGAGATGATTACCGGGAAATGCAGACGTTTACAGTTGCAGTTTATAATCAATTTCTGAGCCGGAATAAATCTATGTTTAAAGTAATGCCACAAGGGTTTAAGGTATGGTACGGCAACTACGACAGTGAAACAGGTATTTCTGTAGCACCAATAGAGGCTGACAAACTCATTGTATAACCGGGAGGTGAAAATGCTCGATAAACGTGAGGTAAGAGTAAAAGTAAAAGGCGATTTTGCTTTGTTTACACGTCCAGATCTAAAAGTTGAACGTATGACATATCCGTGTATGACGCCATCGGCAGCAAGGGGTATTCTTGATTCCATTTTATGGAAGCCGGAGTTTCAATGGTACATCAGGCGAATAATTGTGTTGAAACCAATTCGGTTTGCAACGATTAAGCGTAATGAGATTAATTCAAAACAAAGTAAACATCCAATTATTATTGAGGAGAATCGAGTGCAACGAAACAGTGTAGTGCTCAGGGATGTGGCCTATATAATTGAGGCATCAATTTATCAGAGTCAAGTATCAGAGAAAAACAAACCTGAAAAATACGTAGGGAGAAAAGGTATTGATTCTAAAAATGATGGAATATTTAACAGAAGACTTAAAAAAGGGCAATGCTGGCGTAGGCCATATCTTGGTGTTCGTGAATTTACCGCTGAATTTATGGAACCGGATGGAACTGAGCAACCGATAACGGAAACTGTTCCGATAGGGAGTATGCTGTTTGACATCTTTTATGACACGAAAGGAAAACCTGCTCCTTTGTTTTTTTATGATGTTGCGATACGCAATGGTATTTTGAATTGTGAGGTACCGGAAAATGATAAGATGATGGAATCAAGCCATGTCCAACCGCCTATGGACAGTGAAGCATCTGCCCAGATTTATGAGTTTAACCTGCAAGAGGAAAGGGAGGCTGGTTTATGATTAAAGAATTTAGCGAATTTGGGAAAAGTCTCAGAAGTCAGAAAACTGAAAACAACTGGGTAAACGATGCACTTCAGGAAGTAGATATTTCCCTTGTTTTAACAATTAAGCATGATGGCAGTTTTGTTTCTTTGAGAAGTATTGAGAAGAAAAAAACGATAGCGGAGGCAGTGCAAAGAACAAGTGGGAAAGGAGCAAGGCTATTAATAGATAATTGTGGTTATGTCCTTGGCGTTTATGATTATGATGGCAATGACTTTAAAAAGAAGGCCAAAAAAATGGGCGAGCAAAAAGCTCATGATATTTTAAAAAAAGATACGTCTGAAAAACTGGAGCTATTTAAGGACCGTTTAAATGAATTTGTTGATTTGGATGAGATAAAACCTCTTTTTAAGTTTTATGATTCCAACAAACAAAGTGGTATAGATACTGTTACTCAGGATTATTTTATGAAGAATATTCTGAAAAAGGATCGAGGTGGTAATATTGCATTGTTAGTATCAAACACGGATAAATATGTCCATGAGCATGATGTCGTTTATCAAAGAATAGTTGATGTCTATACACTTAAACAAAAAGATTTCATATCAAAAATTAAGAGGAAATGCTCAATTTGCGGTGGATGGCAATATCCAGTTGGTGATTTCACCCATTTTCCAATTAAAGGTATTCCAGGTTCTAAAGAACCTGCCGGGGGACGCAAATTAGTTTCGTATAACGGGGATAACAATCCATTTGAGTCATATGGAATGGTCGGTAATGAAAATAGCATGATTTGCACTAATTGCTCAAAAACATATGTTGAAGGGCTAAATTGGCTATTATCAGAAGGGACTATATTTAAAAATAAAAAAAATAAAGATGATATACGTTATACGAATAGATGGCCACTTACAAGAAGTGCAAGTTTTAGAATGGACACTGTAATGGTTTTTTGGACACGAGAAAACAAAAAGTTGGATGTAGCCGACTTCCTTGAGAGGCCAAAATCAGAGGAAGTTGCAAAATTTATTGATTCAGTGACATCTGCAAAAGAAAGTGATAGTCGTTATCTTGAACACGACCGTTTCTATTCCTGTACACTTTCCGGCTCAGCAGCGCGTGTAGTGGTACGAGACTGGATTGAAACAAGCCTAGTCGATTTTAAAGAATCAATTGCAAAATGGTTTCAAGATATCGCTATTGTTGAATACGATAATGACTTAAAAAATACGCAGATAAATTATGCCGGTCTTTATGATCTGGCAAGATGCTGTCAAAGAAAAAACACTGATGGCACTTATGATAAAGAAGATAAGTCGTTGTCAAGAGTGGCTGCAAACTTATGGAACGCTGCATTAAAGAACGTCAAGCCACCATTGTGGATATTGACAAAAGTTCTTCAACGTGCTCGTATTAATGGCAAACCTCAAAATGAAAGTAAAGTACAAAAACATATTGATGGTGTTACTGCAGAACGGGCGGCTTTAATCAAATTAATCTTAAATCGGCAAAATGAAGGAGGAAATTTTGTGATAACTGAGAAAATTGTAGAGGGTAATAGACCGGCGGCATATGTCTGTGGACAGATTTTTGCAAAGCTGGAAAGTATTCAATATTTTGCATTAGGTGAAAAAAACGCAGGAATTAGAGAGAAATTTTTTACATTTGCCATGACATCGCCATCATCTGCATTCGGGCGATTATTCAACCTAAATTCAAAGCATTTTACAAAATTGAAAAATGACAAGCCTGGTCTAGCTGTTAATATGGACTGTGAACTTCAACTATTGTGCAAGGATGTAGATATTAATTGTTTTCCGGCCACTTTTTCGTTAATTGAACAGGGACAGTTTGCCATAGGATACTATCATCAGAGGCAGTTACAATTTAACTGTTCTAAAGAAAACAAAAAGGAGAGATAACATGAACAATGAAACAATCAAGAATCGTTACGATTTTATATTTTTCTTTGATGTAATAAACGGCAACCCTAATGGTGACCCAGATCAGGTTAACTTACCTAGGGCTGATGCTGAGGACCAACATGGATTGGTTACGGATGTTTGTATTAAAAGGAAAGTAAGGAATTATGTTCAACTTGTACATAATCTGCAATCTCCCAATAATATTTTTATCAGACAGCGAGATATTAACAGTGAAGATAGCTATTTGAATGTAATTATTGGAAAAGCAAAAGGTGATAACGCATCTGAAAAACGTATGAGTTTGTGTGCTGATTATTGGGATATCAGAACTTTTGGCGCTGTTTTAAGTACTGGAGAAAAGGAAAGTGGTGAAGCATCAGACGAGGAAAATGAAATTGAAACTAAAGTTAAAAATCAAAAGAAGGGCAAAATAAGAGGAGCAGGGACAGTCCGTGGCCCTGTGCAAT
Proteins encoded in this window:
- the cas8c gene encoding type I-C CRISPR-associated protein Cas8c/Csd1, translated to MIKEFSEFGKSLRSQKTENNWVNDALQEVDISLVLTIKHDGSFVSLRSIEKKKTIAEAVQRTSGKGARLLIDNCGYVLGVYDYDGNDFKKKAKKMGEQKAHDILKKDTSEKLELFKDRLNEFVDLDEIKPLFKFYDSNKQSGIDTVTQDYFMKNILKKDRGGNIALLVSNTDKYVHEHDVVYQRIVDVYTLKQKDFISKIKRKCSICGGWQYPVGDFTHFPIKGIPGSKEPAGGRKLVSYNGDNNPFESYGMVGNENSMICTNCSKTYVEGLNWLLSEGTIFKNKKNKDDIRYTNRWPLTRSASFRMDTVMVFWTRENKKLDVADFLERPKSEEVAKFIDSVTSAKESDSRYLEHDRFYSCTLSGSAARVVVRDWIETSLVDFKESIAKWFQDIAIVEYDNDLKNTQINYAGLYDLARCCQRKNTDGTYDKEDKSLSRVAANLWNAALKNVKPPLWILTKVLQRARINGKPQNESKVQKHIDGVTAERAALIKLILNRQNEGGNFVITEKIVEGNRPAAYVCGQIFAKLESIQYFALGEKNAGIREKFFTFAMTSPSSAFGRLFNLNSKHFTKLKNDKPGLAVNMDCELQLLCKDVDINCFPATFSLIEQGQFAIGYYHQRQLQFNCSKENKKER
- the cas3 gene encoding CRISPR-associated helicase Cas3'; the encoded protein is YIFLPNMPFLLCFQTLRRFDTRNFRFKITGLLHDLGKYQPEFQNYLSNGGKRGSVAHASWGAGYSRLLGFTEASVAIDGHHKGLPDNSTWKSDTDPFKHHDVFNFDNIKQIFLNDIGINEADIKMTNSFDFKSGSSNQELFIRYLFSALTDSDWLSTEKHFDKDTFNMRLKTSLPIEEMIFNLESEFAKKGKDSEINQLRNSARNLVIQKAKMSCGFYSLALPTGMGKTLTSIEWALRHAKKNSLKRIIIVLPYVNIIDQTAHVLKNIFGEQWILEHHSSYNENTLSAKDKAEYYSLELERKKLACENWDYPIIVTTTVQFFESLFSNRPSQCRKIHSIAESVVIFDEVQSLPKEVILPTLRMLEDVHVVMKTSFLFCTATQPAFLKRQRFDGITSICPLIDNPEILYEKSKRVEYLLVNDLKPIDYDRLLEAVTQTGTAALIIFNTKKAALEFYQCTNNLLDWEKKYHLSTAMCPKHRKAVIGNIRKDIDPEHGRKILVVSTQLIEAGVDFDFPVVFRAMAPLESVIQAAGRCNREGTLGEMGGKVFLFKLQDSGMPDKTYAACAGHAEELIKQNINRLHCYDVFNKYYAEVVELYVDPDKHKINEARKRFDFETVSGAYRIINDVTEGLFIYHYSDESKQLLHSLDHKKFLSRDDYREMQTFTVAVYNQFLSRNKSMFKVMPQGFKVWYGNYDSETGISVAPIEADKLIV
- the cas5c gene encoding type I-C CRISPR-associated protein Cas5c, with protein sequence MLDKREVRVKVKGDFALFTRPDLKVERMTYPCMTPSAARGILDSILWKPEFQWYIRRIIVLKPIRFATIKRNEINSKQSKHPIIIEENRVQRNSVVLRDVAYIIEASIYQSQVSEKNKPEKYVGRKGIDSKNDGIFNRRLKKGQCWRRPYLGVREFTAEFMEPDGTEQPITETVPIGSMLFDIFYDTKGKPAPLFFYDVAIRNGILNCEVPENDKMMESSHVQPPMDSEASAQIYEFNLQEEREAGL